The Coffea arabica cultivar ET-39 chromosome 1e, Coffea Arabica ET-39 HiFi, whole genome shotgun sequence genome has a window encoding:
- the LOC113706880 gene encoding serine carboxypeptidase-like 51, with protein sequence MKKSHVVVSLLLVLLFHEGVDSAVRTQDGSEAWGYVQVRPKAHMFWWYYRSPNRIEDPQKPWPIILWLQGGPGASGVGIGNFQEVGPLDEFLKPRNSTWLQKADLLFVDYPVGTGYSFVEDTTLFVKSDVEAATDGTTLLIEVFNKNETLQKSPLYIVAESYGGKFAVTLALSALNAIQAGKLNLNLGGVALGDSWISPEDFTSSWGPLLKDVSRLDNNGLQKSDSLALQIKQQIAAGKMSEATDTWSALEGLISHYSNNVDFYNFLLDSDEDPLSLTAASVELKQEISLKRYSRYLQTLRSTPGGEADLDKLMNGPIKKKLKIIPQNLTWGEQSNQVFAALQGDFMSPRISEVDELLAKGVNVSIYNGQLDLICATKGTNAWVEKLKWDGITNFLNTDRTPLYCGGEKSTKGFTKSYRNLHFYWILKAGHFVPAEQPCVALSMIGNITQSPVASK encoded by the exons ATGAAAAAGTCCCACGTTGTTGTTTCTCTTCTTCTGGTTCTACTGTTTCATGAGGGAGTAGACAGCGCAGTTAGAACTCAAGATGGATCCGAAGCGTGGGGCTATGTTCAAGTCAGGCCAA AGGCTCACATGTTCTGGTGGTACTACAGAAGCCCAAACAGGATTGAAGATCCACAAAAGCCTTGGCCAATAATTCTTTGGTTACAGGGTGGTCCT GGCGCTTCAGGAGTTGGAATTGGTAACTTTCAAGAGGTTGGGCCTCTAGATGAGTTCCTAAAGCCGAGAAACTCAACATGGTTGCAGAAAGCTGATCTCCTGTTTGTG GACTATCCAGTTGGGACAGGATACAGCTTTGTGGAAGACACCACATTATTTGTGAAGAGTGATGTCGAGGCTGCAACTGATGGAACTACATTGTTGATTGAAGTATTCAATAAGAATGAGACCCTCCAAAAGAGTCCTCTGTATATTGTAGCAGAGTCTTATGGTGGCAAATTTGCTGTTACTCTAGCTTTATCTGCTTTAAATGCTATTCAGGCTGGAAAGTTAAACCTAAATCTTGGAG gaGTTGCATTGGGCGATAGCTGGATCTCACCTGAAGACTTCACT TCTTCTTGGGGTCCTCTCTTGAAAGATGTCTCGAGGCTTGACAACAATGGTTTGCAAAAATCAGACAG TTTGGCTCTTCAAATCAAACAGCAAATTGCAGCTGGTAAGATGTCAGAGGCCACAGACACATGGAGCGCATTGGAAGGCTTGATTTCCCACTATAGTAACAATGTG GATTTCTACAATTTCCTCTTGGATTCAGACGAGGACCCTTTATCATTGACAGCTGCATCAGTAGAACTAAAACAAGAAATTTCTCTAAAAAGGTACTCAAGGTACCTTCAGACCTTGAGGTCCACTCCTGGAGGTGAAGCTGATCTTGATAAGTTGATGAATGGTCCGATTAAAAAGAAGTTAAAGATCATACCACAAAATCTCAC GTGGGGAGAGCAGTCCAATCAGGTTTTTGCAGCACTGCAAGGTGATTTCATGAGTCCACGGATCAGTGAG GTGGATGAACTCTTAGCAAAAGGAGTGAATGTATCTATCTACAATGGACAA CTTGATCTCATCTGTGCAACCAAGGGAACCAACGCATGGGTTGAAAAGCTCAA GTGGGATGGGATCACAAATTTCTTGAACACGGATAGAACGCCTCTGTACTGTGGAGGTGAAAAGAGCACAAAGGGTTTCACCAAGTCATACAGAAATCTACATTTCTACTGGATTCTTAAAGCTGGCCACTTT GTACCTGCGGAGCAGCCTTGTGTAGCATTATCGATGATAGGAAACATCACGCAATCGCCTGTTGCTTCGAAGTAG
- the LOC113706887 gene encoding uncharacterized protein yields MAPKTRSGKLFGTVVTKKVIEETVQVVVAVVASSTKENEKIEVISSPLKEPVRRTIVVEDRAKGAEQEEQQPAQEQQQKGQEAVPKDLEEQEKAHEAVPKGQEKQQGDDQDETQQASEPETPPTPPPYYEAAPNIEQQRDDQERQPRQEDVGVGEEELQEDEQQELLKEDVDVGEEELQEDDKDVDEQELQKEEVGVGEEELQMEDEEADVDKDAVELQKIDKDVDEGEEEKRDRQEEIFVSASESEITTIPTPPPQSEAPSNKEQEQQQQGDEEEMQPDVALAPTPPARERTKKRKTSPGIEDSANGKKEKKAAATQRRRKRAKMGSDGGTSVGYKRHVFRVMKQVHPECAISSKAMTIVNNLMSDMFERIAEEASRLSRYSGKRTLSSWEIQDAVKLVLPGELGKHAIAEGSKAVRTYASSVSGQSKKSKS; encoded by the exons ATGGCACCTAAGACACGTTCAGGCAAGTTGTTTGGCACAGTGGTGACTAAAAAAGTTATAGAAGAAACCGTGCAAGT AGTAGTAGCGGTTGTTGCTTCATCCACGAAAGAGAATGAGAAAATTGAAGTTATCTCTTCACCTCTGAAAGAGCCTGTTCGGAGGACCATTGTTGTTGAAGACAGAGCAAAAGGAGCAGAACAAGAAGAGCAGCAGCCAGCTCAGGAGCAGCAGCAAAAGGGTCAAGAAGCTGTCCCTAAAGACCTAGAAGAGCAGGAAAAGGCCCATGAAGCTGTCCCGAAGGGCCAAGAAAAGCAGCAAGGAGATGATCAAGATGAAACTCAACAAGCCTCAGAGCCTGAGACTCCTCCCACCCCACCACCATATTATGAAGCAGCGCCTAACATAGAGCAGCAAAGGGATGATCAAGAACGTCAGCCAAGGCAGGAAGATGTAGGTGTCGGTGAAGAAGAGCTGCAGGAGGATGAACAACAAGAGTTACTGAAGGAAGATGTTGATGTAGGTGAAGAAGAGCTGCAGGAGGATGATAAAGATGTAGATGAACAAGAGCTGCAGAAGGAAGAAGTAGGTGTAGGTGAAGAAGAGCTGCAGATGGAAGATGAAGAAGCAGATGTAGATAAAGATGCAGTAGAGCTGCAGAAGATAGATAAAGATGTAGATGAAGgagaggaagagaagagagacaGACAAGAAGAAATATTTGTATCAGCCTCAGAATCAGAGATCACCACTATTCCTACTCCACCACCACAATCTGAAGCCCCATCAAATAAGGAACAAGAGCAGCAGCAGCAAggagatgaagaagaaatgcagccaGATGTGGCTTTAGCTCCAACACCACCAGCAAGAGAGCGAACCAAGAAAAGGAAGACAAGCCCAGGTATAGAAGATAGTGCTAATGGGAAAAAGGAGAAGAAGGCTGCTGCTACccagaggaggaggaagagagcCAAAATGGGGAGTGATGGGGGTACTAGTGTGGGATACAAAAGACACGTGTTTAGGGTGATGAAGCAAGTTCATCCTGAATGTGCTATATCATCAAAGGCTATGACCATTGTTAATAATCTGATGAGTGACATGTTTGAGAGGATTGCTGAGGAGGCTTCAAGGCTTTCTAGGTACAGTGGGAAGAGGACCCTCTCATCATGGGAAATCCAGGATGCTGTGAAGTTGGTTTTGCCTGGTGAACTTGGGAAGCATGCAATTGCTGAGGGTTCTAAGGCTGTTAGAACTTATGCCTCCAGTGTCAGTGGGCAGTCCAAGAAATCAAAGTCCTAG
- the LOC113706893 gene encoding RING-H2 finger protein ATL57-like: protein MKKTSPDITRNGRILLQQVPAVASGGLQGSDLSPDPIFEPINGSPSEATSVKRNPRHPTTPFDSSMALTILVLLTALFFMGFFSIYIRRFAEEDSTDISRRRRHPPRLRDGHNQKNAGVDPATVKSLPLVSYRGGTKQLITDCPICLSEFEETEIVKLIPHCAHVFHPECIDTWLASHLSCPLCRSTQLLKVVDDHQEVRLDVEEEESGNGGGELGGRSTVDDCDTCSNPGMRRVCSCTSVGDRLVLHRSMSF from the coding sequence ATGAAGAAAACTAGTCCGGATATTACTCGGAACGGAAGAATACTACTGCAGCAAGTTCCTGCAGTAGCATCAGGAGGTTTACAAGGCTCTGACTTATCACCAGACCCCATCTTCGAACCCATAAACGGCTCTCCTTCAGAAGCAACAAGTGTTAAAAGAAATCCCAGGCACCCCACTACACCGTTCGACTCATCAATGGCCTTAACAATCTTAGTCCTCCTAACAGCGCTCTTCTTCATGGGCTTCTTCTCAATCTACATCCGCCGTTTTGCTGAAGAAGACTCCACCGACATCAGCCGCCGCCGGAGACACCCTCCGCGGTTGCGTGATGGCCATAATCAGAAGAACGCTGGCGTGGATCCTGCCACCGTCAAGTCATTGCCACTTGTTTCTTACCGTGGGGGCACGAAGCAGCTGATCACGGATTGTCCAATCTGCTTGAGTGAATTCGAGGAGACGGAAATTGTTAAATTAATCCCGCATTGTGCGCACGTGTTCCACCCCGAGTGCATCGACACGTGGCTGGCTTCACACTTGTCATGTCCACTGTGCAGGTCGACTCAGTTACTTAAGGTGGTCGATGATCATCAGGAGGTTCGATTGGATGTGGAGGAGGAAGAGAGTGGTAATGGCGGGGGTGAGCTGGGGGGAAGATCAACGGTTGATGATTGTGACACGTGTAGTAATCCTGGAATGAGAAGGGTCTGTAGTTGCACGAGCGTGGGAGATCGACTTGTTTTGCACAGAAGCATGAGtttttga